From the genome of Spinacia oleracea cultivar Varoflay chromosome 2, BTI_SOV_V1, whole genome shotgun sequence, one region includes:
- the LOC110789430 gene encoding voltage-dependent chloride channel 1, chloroplastic-like: MSNSSSKTINPPSKPPFSSKFIPKISPKLSSLPLPLKPIYKFHLKIQSSLSPDPQNPRKPLNLISILTALPDWADAVQEKGMRKKRVLYNHESWAEHRSSLRHVRHLLSSLSSRVIVSLLPPVLFFTSVAVIVSGYNTAVTLDLLPEFFPVLRASSLPYQLTAPALALLLVFRTEASYSRYVEGRQAWTKVIGGATELAREVIAYVDDFNDGIMKRSLLQYIMAFPIALKCHLLSDSDVRRDLQSILEADDLAVVLSSKHRPQCIIQFISQSLQLLSLENQKRIALDSKLSRFHDGISVCEQIVGTPIPLSYTRLTSRFLVLWHLTLPVILWDDCHWIVVPATFISAASLFCIEEVGVLIEEPFPMLALDALCKVLCTNIQEAITVQKAVKIRVNAKKKTYQYNEHSTNGWPASRVDKT; encoded by the exons ATGTCAAATTCATCATCCAAAACAATAAACCCTCCTTCAAAACCACCCTTTTCTTCCAAATTCATCCCCAAAATCTCCCCTAAATTATCCTCTTTACCTCTTCCCTTAAAACCCATTTACAAATTCCATCTAAAAATCCAATCTTCACTCTCCCCAGATCCCCAAAACCCCAGAAAACCCCTAAATTTAATCTCAATTTTGACAGCTTTACCTGATTGGGCTGATGCAGTTCAGGAAAAGGGTATGAGAAAAAAGAGGGTTTTGTATAATCATGAAAGTTGGGCAGAACATAGAAGCTCCCTTAGGCATGTAAGACATCTGTTGTCTTCACTTTCTTCAAGGGTGATTGTCTCCCTCCTCCCTCCTGTGCTTTTCTTCACTTCTGTGGCTGTTATTGTTTCTGGGTATAATACTGCTGTGACCTTGGATTTGTTGCCTGAGTTTTTCCCTGTGTTGAGGGCATCTTCCTTGCCTTATCAGCTTACGGCCCCCGCCTTGGCCCTTCTGCTTGTGTTTCGGACCGAGGCCTCGTACTCGAGGTACGTGGAAGGGAGGCAGGCTTGGACTAAGGTCATTGGTGGGGCTACTGAGCTTGCTAGGGAGGTCATTGCTTATGTGGATGATTTCAATGATGGGATTATGAAGAGGAGTCTTTTGCAGTACATTATGGCTTTCCCTATTGCCCTTAAG TGCCATTTGCTTTCTGACTCCGATGTTAGGCGAGACCTCCAAAGCATACTTGAAGCAGATGATTTAGCAGTAGTTCTCAGTTCAAAGCACCGGCCGCAGTGTATAATACAATTCATATCTCAGAGCCTTCAGTTGTTAAGTCTAGAGAACCAAAAGAGAATCGCATTG GATTCGAAGTTATCCCGTTTCCACGATGGGATTAGTGTTTGTGAACAAATAGTGGGTACACCCATTCCTTTGTCATACACTCGGCTGACCTCAAGGTTCCTTGTTCTTTGGCATCTCACATTACCTGTCATACTATGGGATGATTGCCACTGGATTGTGGTTCCTGCCACTTTTATCAGCGCAGCATCTTTGTTCTGCATAGAAGAG GTGGGTGTACTTATTGAAGAGCCCTTCCCTATGCTTGCACTAGATGCACTGTGCAAGGTGCTTTGTACCAACATTCAGGAAGCTATTACAGTCCAGAAGGCAGTTAAAATCCGGGTCAATGCTAAAAAGAAGACCTACCAgtataacgagcactcaacgaATGGTTGGCCAGCGTCACGTGTTGATAAGACTTGA